A stretch of DNA from Candidatus Cloacimonadota bacterium:
GCAAATTATTAATACTATACTTCTCAGATAGCTTCTTTATTCAATCTATATAATAATATGCTCCTACTGTTACTTTTGACGGTAGGGGCTTTTTTTATTTTGTATATTCGCTGAAGGGAAAAGGGAAAGGAGAAGGGAAATGGGAAACGTGAAATGTGAAAAAACAACCATAAATACACAAAAAAAAATAGCCTATCCGTTTACGGACAGGTAAAAAATCGGGTAAATTATTTTACCGCATTTTGGAGTAAAATATCCGCCTGCCCAGTGAAATGCTTTTATCTTTTTTATTTATCCCGTGAAATGATTTTATCTATTTTATTTCACTGGGATTTCACAGGGGTGATATTTTATACAACACTGCAACATCACGGATGTTGCACTCCAAAAAGTTTTATAAGGGTGTGAACGTCCTTGATTATTTCGTTTGTTTTTTTTCCAGCCATGAATGGCTGGGCTAATAAAAAAACATCAAAAATCGAATAGATATTGAAAAGATTGACAAATAATGCACTTCTGAAAAATCCAATTAACAAAATGATTTTGAATCATAAAAATTTTATAATGAAAAAATAAGGAATTTGTTATGCAAAAACTAACCTTTGTTTTATTGATAATTTTTCTTTTTGTTTGTAATATCTTGTTTGCTGACGGAAAGATTCTAAGAAGTTATTTGGATTATTTTAACAAGATTCAATCTTTGGAAGTTAATTTTACCCAACGGAATTATTGGCCTGAACAAGACATGAGTAATGAATCATCGGGTGTTTTGTATGTGAAAGATAAAAATATTCTTTTGGAACATCTACAGCCTGAACATCAAATTATGTTAGGTACTGATACTGAACTGGTTTTTTATTTTCCTGAAAAAAAACAGCTGATCGGTGGTGATTCGAGCGAATGGCAATATTTCATTTCACCAAAGTTTTTGGCAAACGAATATATGAATTTTTGTACGCTTGAATCTACAGAAGAACTGGACGATTCATATATTTTCTCTTTTTTACCAAACGAAGAGATGAATGATTTAAAGGTAATTACAATAACAGTTTCCAAACAAGATTCTCTCATTAAAAGTTTTTTTTATAAGGATAGCTACGATAATGAGGTGCTTTTCAATTTCTCAGATTCAAAAATAAATAAGGAAATTCCAGACTCTCGATTTCTGCTAAAAATTCCGAAAGATGTGCAAGTGATTGACAACAGAAAGAAGTCGCAAAAATAGGAAAGATTATGATCGCATTAATTATGGCAGGTGGAATAGGCACACGTTTTTGGCCTCTTAGTACACAAGAAAATCCTAAACAATTTTTAAATATTCTCGGTGAAAAATCAATGATTCGTCAAACAGTTGATCGAATCCTTCCACAAATAAAAAGCGAAGATATTTATGTGGTTACAAATATTTCACAAGCCTCGCTTGTAAGAAAACATTTGCCCGAATTGCCTGAAGATAATATTATTTCAGAACCTTATGGTCGAAATACAGCTGCTTGTATTGGTTTGGCAGCAATTATTCTCAATAAAAAATATCCTGCTGAAGAAACCATGCTCGTACTTGCAGCAGACCATTTTATCGGAAAGCAAACAAAATTTTTGAAAATTATTGATTATTGCTCAAATTTCGTGAAAGAAGAAAAAAAACTACTTACTTTCGGAATTC
This window harbors:
- a CDS encoding outer membrane lipoprotein carrier protein LolA, translating into MQKLTFVLLIIFLFVCNILFADGKILRSYLDYFNKIQSLEVNFTQRNYWPEQDMSNESSGVLYVKDKNILLEHLQPEHQIMLGTDTELVFYFPEKKQLIGGDSSEWQYFISPKFLANEYMNFCTLESTEELDDSYIFSFLPNEEMNDLKVITITVSKQDSLIKSFFYKDSYDNEVLFNFSDSKINKEIPDSRFLLKIPKDVQVIDNRKKSQK